ACCCCGGGCATCGGAGTCGAACCGCTTCCGGACGCGCTACGGCGCTTCACGCGTGAGCGACGGGATCTGTACGGGGGCTGAACGGCGGGATCTGCACGGGGGCCGGCCGACCGGTGGGGCGGGTTGTGGGCGGGGTCAGACGAGCCGGCGGGTGCGGGACATCGTCAGCGGCCTGCCGGCCGGCGGCACGGGCGGTGCGCAAGGGCTGACGGGCTGGTGGGCGAGATGTGCGCGGGGTCTGACCGGCTGGGGGCGTGGGGCTGGGGGCGGGGGTCGGTGGGCTGATGGCGCGGGATGCCCGTTGGGGCCGGCCGGGTCGCGGGGCGGGGTGCGCGCCGGGGCGGGACGGGGCGCGGGGCGGGGTGCGGTCGTGGGGCGGGGTGAAGCCGGGGCGGGACGGGTCGTGGACGGGGTGCACGCCGGGCCCGACCCGGTCGCGGGGGCGGGATGTGGGCAGGGGGCGACCGGCTGGTGGGGTCGGATGCGTGCCCGGGACGGTCGGCTTGTGGGCGGGTGGTGTGCGGGGCTGACCGGCTCGTGGCCGGAAGTGAGCGCCGCGTTAGATTGATCCCGTGCTCTCTCGCCTCACGCGCCCCCAGGCCGTCGCCGTCTGTGCCCTGCCCGTCGTGGCGCTGATCGCCACGGCCCTCTTCGCGCCGCTGCCGTTCGCGCTGGCGCAGCCCGGCATGACGGCGAACGTCCTCGGCGACAACCAGGGCACCCCGGTGATCACGATCTCCGGCGCGCCGGTGCGGGCGACGAGCGGCCAGCTGCGGATGACGACCATCGAGGCGACCGGCCCGGACACGCACGTCTCGCTCGGGGACGTCTTCGACAGCTGGTTCCGCAAGGACCGTGCCGTCATGCCCCATGACGCCGTCTACCCGAGCGGGCAGAGCGACAAGGAGATCGAGCAGCACAACACCGAGCAGATGCGGGAGTCCCAGGACGCGGCGACCGAGGCGGCGCTGACCTACCTGAAACTGAGCGACAAGAAGGTCAAGGTCACGCTGCGGCTCGCGGACGTCGGCGGGCCGAGCGCGGGGCTGCTGTTCACCCTGGGGATCATCGACAAGCTCGACGGCGACGGGGCCGGGGGGGACCTGACCGGGGGCCGGACCGTCGCCGGGACGGGCACGATCGACGCGGACGGGACGGTCGGCGCGGTGGGCGGCGTGGCGCTGAAGACGCAGGCCGCGAAGCGGGACGGGGCGACGGTGTTCCTGGTCCCGAAGGCGGAGTGCGCCGACGCGAAGGGGGAACTGCCGAAGGGGCTGCGGCTGGTCCCGGTGACCTCGCTGAAGGGCGCGGTGAGCGCGCTGACGGCCCTGGAGAGCGGCAAGGGGTCCGTCCCCGCCTGCTGAGGCCGGCGACTTCGCTGATCGCCGCCGCGTACATCCCGGCCAGACCCTTGTGGTGACGTTCCCAGACCCTTGTGGTGACGTTCTAGTGCGCCAGGACCGGCCTCGGTGCGGCGAGCCGGAGTCCGACCTCCACGAGGGTCCAGCCGAGGCGGGTCCGGATGGCGTACGGCCGCCTGGCCCGGGCCGCGAGCCGGTAGGCGTCGGCCTCGGCGCGGAGGTCGGCGGCGCGGGTGTGGTGCCGGGCGAGGTGGTCCTGGGCGAAGTGGGGCTGAGTGAAGTGGTCCTGGGCGAAGTGGGTCTCGGGGTGCATGGCGGGGCCCTTCAGTCCGTCGCGGACGGGAACAGGTGCGTGTGGACGCGTACTTGCTCCGAGCCGGGCTCCCCGTCGGGGATCCGACCGCGGTAGTCGTTGATCAGGGTGTGCATCTTTCCGATGAGTTCGGCGGCCAGCTCTGGGGTGAGCTGGAGCGTCATGTCGCTCATGTCGGAGCTCTGGGCCCACTCGGCCGCCCAGCGGTCCCGGGTGCTGAGCCAGCCGGACAGCTCGCGGGCGTGCGTGGCCGCGACCTCGTGCAGATAGATCTCGGCCATTCCGCGCACTTCCGGTCCGGCGCCCTCGAACTCGCTGGTGTCGAAGGTCAGGCCCTGGTCCACGGCCTTCCACCACCGCTCGCGCCCCTTCC
Above is a window of Streptomyces griseorubiginosus DNA encoding:
- a CDS encoding PDZ domain-containing protein, whose translation is MLSRLTRPQAVAVCALPVVALIATALFAPLPFALAQPGMTANVLGDNQGTPVITISGAPVRATSGQLRMTTIEATGPDTHVSLGDVFDSWFRKDRAVMPHDAVYPSGQSDKEIEQHNTEQMRESQDAATEAALTYLKLSDKKVKVTLRLADVGGPSAGLLFTLGIIDKLDGDGAGGDLTGGRTVAGTGTIDADGTVGAVGGVALKTQAAKRDGATVFLVPKAECADAKGELPKGLRLVPVTSLKGAVSALTALESGKGSVPAC
- a CDS encoding helix-turn-helix domain-containing protein, with amino-acid sequence MPEEPTTRKLDARALRGLAHPLRMELLNALRRRGPATASMLAERLGESSGATSYHLRQLAEHGFIADAPEHGKGRERWWKAVDQGLTFDTSEFEGAGPEVRGMAEIYLHEVAATHARELSGWLSTRDRWAAEWAQSSDMSDMTLQLTPELAAELIGKMHTLINDYRGRIPDGEPGSEQVRVHTHLFPSATD